The DNA segment CGCAACCATGATAATTCCGTACATGTGAAAAGATTGAAACTGGAACATTTCATAAATTCTGTACCAAGAAACCGCTTCGGATTTTGTCAAAACAATCCCGAACACGAATCCAACGATTAAATATTTTAATGCTCTCATTTTTTAAAAAATTAAGGGTAAAATAAAATGACTCATAATCAATCCGCCGATGAAAAATCCAATAACGGCTTTCAAGGACTTGAATTGCAAATTGCTCAATCCAGAAATGGCGTGTCCCGAAGTACATCCGCTGGCGTAACGCGTGCCAAAACCAATTAAAATTCCACCAATAATCAATATAAAAATCATTTTTGGAGATTGGAAAACATCGTTCCCGAATAAAGTATCCGGCAACAATTTTCCGTTTGGAGCATCAATTCCCAGTTGGGCAAGTTGGGCAATCGTTTTGGGATTGATGTCCACATTGGAGGCATCTCCCATAAATTGTACCGCAACAAAACCTCCCAACATTGAGCCCAAAACCACCAACAAATTCCAGCGTTGTTGTTTCCAATCAAATTCAAAAAAAGCCACTTTTTTCCCTATTCCCGTCATCGAACACAAAGTGCTCAAATTAGACGACATCCCAAATACTTTCCCGAAATAAATCAGGCAAAGCATTATCATTCCTATCAAAAAACCTGAAACATACCAAGGCCAAGTTTGAAAAATAACATTCATAACATTTCTTTTATTTGGCAAAAATAATACTTCCAATGCTAAAAAGCAGAATTAATACCCCATATTGTTGTTTATGGCAACAATACCGTTTAAATTTGTTTCGTAAAATCAGTCGTAAAAATTGTCGCCATTTTTATTCAAAAACAAAATTCTATCATGAAAAAAATAATTTATTTTATTGCTTTACTGCTCATAGCAACATCATGCATCAGCACCAAATCAACCTTAAAAAACGTCGATGACAATGCTCCAACTCCCCAATTAAAGGACAACACCACTTTTATCATTACGGAATACAGCAAAGACAAAAGATATGGTTACGACAAAAATTATCCCATCAATATTTTTTATGGAACCACCAAAAACGAAACCATAAACCAACAACGATTCTTGAATGCCTTGGCTGGACCAAAAGGCCAAAAAATCACTTATACCAAACTGGAAAGTTGTTGTCCATTTCCAACAAAAAGAAGCGATATGGGAGCCGGTCTTTTGGATGTGTATGAATTGAGATGGGAAGGTCAAAAAAACCCGATTACCCTATATTTGAACATCTACGAAAAAGGAGTTCTGATGGTTCCCGTGGGATTGACCTTGAAAAAAAATTAATTCCAAACTTAAATCGCAAACCATAAATCCTGACTATCTTTGCGCTTTTAAAAAATCAACCTTATGAATATCAAACATATTCCACAAATCAAACATGTTGATAGTGGCAACTTCTTTCTATTGGCTGGACCTTGTGCTATCGAAGGCGAAGAAATGGCGATACGAATTGCCGAAAAACTGGTTGGAATTACCGACAAACTAGAAATCCCTTTCGTTTTTAAAGGTTCGTTCAAGAAAGCCAATCGCTCCAGAATAGACAGTTTTTCAGGAATTGGAGACGAAAAAGCCTTACGGATACTTCGCAAAATCTCGGAAACTTTTGGTGTTCCCACCGTTACCGACATTCACACCAATGAAGATGCCGTAATGGCTGCAGAATATGTTGATGTGTTGCAAATTCCTGCTTTCTTGGTGCGTCAAACCGACTTGGTCGTGGCTGCCGCCAATACCGGAAAAGTCGTGAACCTCAAAAAAGGACAATTCATGAGTCCGGAAAGCATGAAACACGCCGTACAAAAAGTATTGGATTGCAACAACCAAAACGTGATGGTTACCGATCGCGGCACCATGTTTGGCTACCAAGACATGATTGTTGATTTCCGCGGAATTCCAACGATGCAACAGTATGCAACGACTGTTCTTGACGTAACCCATTCCTTGCAACAACCCAACCAAACTGCGGGCGTGACTGGCGGAAGACCCGACATGATTGAAACCATTGCCAAAGCCGGAATTGCCGTGGGCGTGGATGGAATTTTCATCGAAACCCATTTTGATCCTGCCAATGCCAAAAGCGACGGTGCCAATATGCTGCATTTGGATTATTTCGAAGCCTTGATGACCAAGTTGGTGGCCATCAGAAAAACCATCAATCAATTTTAATTTTTAAGTATTTCCCACATTGAAACCACATTTTTTATATTTTACATTTTTAACAATTCTTTTTTCTGTTAAAAATTTCGCACAAAACGACACCATCAAAAAGGAAAGATACACCGCCCACAACAAGGGAAAATTCACCATCTCCTGGGGTGGAAACCGCGAAAAATATACCGATTCCGATATTCATTTTATGGGCGATGACTACAATTTTGTGGTAGCCAATGCCAAGGCTCATGACAAACCAAAAGGCTGGCATGCTGACTACATTACGCCAGGCCGAATGACGGTTCCCCAAACTAATTTTAAATTGGGTTATTTTATTACCGACAAATACAGCGTTTCTATTGGCATTGACCATATGAAATATGTAATGACCCAAAACCAAACGGCAAATGTTACTGGTATCATTGACGGAAATCCCACATTTAATGGAGGTTACAACAATACTCCAACGGTTTTGACCGAAGAATTCTTGATGTTCGAACACACCGACGGACTGAATTATGTGTATAGTGAATTCGCCAGACAAGATAACATTTCACATTGGTTCGGCATAAAAAACACCGATAAATTTCAAGTGAACATCAATGAAGGTTTTGGAATTGGTGTGTTGTATCCAAAAACCAATACTACGCTTATGGGCAAAGAAAGACATGACGAATTTCATGTATCGGGTTACGGAACATCGATCAAGGCCGGTATCAACCTGACTATTTTCAAGTACTTTACCATTGAAGGCGTTCTAAAAGGAGGTTATATCAACATGCAAGACATTAGAACCACCAAAAGCAGTTCAGACAAGGCAAAACAAGAGTTCTTCTTTGGAGAAACGATAATTGCTTTTGGAGGAATCTTTAGATTGTAATTTATTTTTCAAAATAGTTGTCAATTCCTTTGGCAACTATTTTTTTTATCATTTACTTTGTGATTCAAAGTACTTTAAAAATGGAAGAAAAATATTTACAAGACATTAGCGAAATAAAAAAGATGATGAACAAATCGTCGCAATTTATTTCCTTGAGTGGTTTGGCTGGAATTCTGGCTGGTGTTTATGCCTTGATTGGTGCTTATGTGGCCAACCAATTATTGATGAATCACAAGAGTTATTACATCACATTAGAAAGCCGTACATTCCAATTAATTGTACTTACCGCTTTTTTGGTATTGGTTTTATCGGTTGTTACGGCAACAATACTTACTTTTGGCAAAGCCCAAAAAGAAGGAGAAAAAGTTTGGAATGCCACATCCAAAAGAATGATCATTAATTTCTTGATTCCACTGGCAACTGGTGGAATCTTTGCATTAATCCTGCTTCGTAACGAAATCTATGGTTTGATTGCCCCGGTTACCCTGATTTTTTATGGACTTTCTTGTGTCAACGCCAGCAAATACACTTTTAGAGACCTGAGATATCTTGGAATCACCGTTATCATTCTTGGACTTATAGCTACAGAATTTTCAGGATATGCGTTGGAATTTTGGGCGTTGGGTTTCGGAGTTTGCCACATTCTTTACGGTTCGATAATGTATTATAAATACGATAGAAAATAATTTTAGATTAATAAATTCCAAACTGAACATCCATGAAAAAGACAAAGTACATTTTTGGCATAGTTACATTATTGATGAGTTTTGGATGTGCTTTATTCATTTCTAACTCTGTTTTTGGGAAAATCCTATTTTCCAAAAGAAATCCAACAACAATAAATGGATTAGATAAAATACAAGAAGGCGACATGATTTTCCAAACTTCCCAATCCAAACAATGTGAAGCTGTTCGGATAGCGACCAATTCCAAATTTTCTCATTGCGGAATTGTTTTTACCGAGAAGGGCAAAAAATATGTTTTTGAAGCGGTTCAGCCCGTAAAACACACGCCACTTGAAGATTGGATTACCCACGGAAAAGAAAACCATTTTGTGGTAACCCGATTGAAAAATGCGGCTAAACTTTTGAAACCAGAGACAATTCAAAAGATGAAGGACTATGGAAAAGGTTTGAACAACAAAGACTATGACCTATATTTTGAATGGTCAGATGAAAAAATATATTGCTCCGAATTAATCTGGAAAATATATAAAAATGGAGCAGGAATCGAATTGTGTCCGCTTCAAAAATTGAAAGATTTTAATCTGAAAGAACCAAGAGTTCAAGCTATATTAGCAGAAAGATATGGAAATGCAATTCCATTTGAAGAAAGTGTAGTGGCTCCATCAGATCTTGAAAATTCTAAAATTGTAACAACCATAATTGATACTTACTAAGTTTTGAAAAACATCATCCAAAATATCAACAAAGCATTCGATCATCGTATTCGACTGGGTATCATGTCAATTTTGATGGTGAATGAATCTGCCGATTTCAGTACGCTGAAAGAACTTTTGGGCGTTACCGACGGGAATTTGGCCAGTCATGCCAAAGCATTGGAACTCGAAAACTATATCGCCATCGAAAAACAATTCATCGGCAAAAAACCGAATACCAGTTACAGGGCCACCAAGGAAGGGAGAGGCGCCTTCCAAGACCATATTGAAGCCCTTGAAAAATTAATACAAAAACGATAGCACTATTTTTTTATTCACTTACTTTGAAATACAAAGTACTTTTTGAAACACAAACAATGAAAAACTCAAAATTTGATCCACCACTCCAAGGTAAATTTTCGACAGAATTGGCCATTATTTCCTTTGCTATTGGAACCTTTTTATTGATACTCCAAAAAATGGCTCCAGACAATTTCAACATTTTATTCATAGGACTTTTGTATGTTCAATTTGCCATTCTGGTCAATGGAATACTATTTTTCAACCTCGCTTATCACTTCATTATTTTACCAAAACACAGGGAATATATAGGCATAAAAATCTTGATCCTGTTGGCAAACATCCCCATTACCATCTTGTATATTCTAATCGTATTCAATATCAATCTTTTAAAATTTTAATTATGGAAACACCCGAAAATGAAAAAGAAACCAGTTTCTTCCAATCCAACACCGCCAAAATGATTATGGTGGGCTTGCTGACATTCGTTTTACTTATTCCGCTCGAATTTGTAAAAAACCTGATTACCGAAAGGTCGCAACGACAAGAGGAAGTCATAGGCGAAATCAACGATAAATGGGGAGGAAACGTCTTCCTTTATGGCCCAATTTTGAAAGTTCCCTACACCTATTATGAAGAAACAGTTTCCATCAACGAAAAAACAAAAGAAACCGTAAAGCAAAGAAAAGCCTACACCAATTATGCCTACTTTTTCCCGGAAGAACTCAAGGCAAAATCGAATGTAACCACCAAAGTCCTGAACAGGAACAATTATGAATCGGTGGTTTTTAGTTCCAAAATGAAGTTTGAGGGCAATTATATCCATCCGGATTTCAGCAGCAAAAACATTGCAAACGAAGATATCCAGTGGAACAAAGCCACCATTTTGATACAAACCACCAATTTGAAAAGCATCAAGGACGAGGTAAAAATCAATTTTGGAAACACGAATTTGACCTTTGAACCCGTGTACAATTCCAACTCAAAAGAAACTACCGAAGCTTTGGAAACCGGCTATATTGATTTGGGCAAAATCCTGAATCAAGGAAAAACCGCCTTCCGTTTCGACATCACTTACAACGGAAGCCAACAATTAAAAATAGTTCCCATCGGGAAAACCACGCAGTTGAACATGGAATCCAATTGGGCATCGCCAAGTTTTACGGGCAATTTCCTTCCGGATGACAAAACCAAACAAATTAGCGCCAATGGATTTGTGGCCAATTGGAAAATCCTGCACATCAACAGGGCTTTTTCGCAACAAACGTTCAATAATTTGCCTGATTTAAGCCAATATGCTTTTGGCGTTGATTTCGTGATTCCCGTTAACCAATACCAGCAAAACGAGCGCGCCTCGAAATACGGTTTCTTGGTGATTGGCCTAACCTTCCTGATTTTCTTCCTGATACAATCCATAAGCAAAATCAAGATTCACATCTTCCAATACACGATGATTGGACTGGCTCTCATCATGTTTTACACCCTGCTGATTTCGATTACGGAACACAGCAGTTTCATGAAAGCCTACATCATTGCCGGAATTTCGGTAATTACATTGATAACGCTTTACTCGATTTCTATTTTGAAAAACAGGAAGTTCCCAATGTTTATTGCGGCTTCGCTCGGCTCTTTATACACTTTCCTTTATGTAATCATCCAGTTGGAAAACTATGCTCTGTTAGTGGGAAGCATTGGATTGTTTGCCATTCTTGCCGCCGTGATGTATTTTTCCAGAAAGATTGACTGGAGCAACGGCAATTCTTAGTTAATCTCGGATACTAAAATAAAAAGAACTCTTAACTTTATGGTTTTGAGTTCTTTTTTATTCCAATTGTAATAATTTATCGGTACTTTAGATGGATAAATATAAACCTGATTTTAGTTTAAAGCCAAGGGCATTTTGACTAATTATAGACATTTGTGGTTGATATTAACGAGTTAGCAATTTTATGAAAAACCTACAAAAAACAACATTTTTCTTTTTCTTACTTATCATTTCTTGTAAAGATGAAGTTAATTCTGTCTTTCCCTTAACTGATTATGACACAGAAATGGAAATGGAAAGAGTATCAAAAGAAATGCAAAATTTTGAAGATGTTATAAATAAATTATATAGGGAATCTGAAAAAGAACCTAAAAAAGTTCTTTCAAAAATAGATAGTTTATCTAAAGCAAACGAAATTGAAAAAGATAAATATAAATCTCAAATAAAAGAAAATATTGCAGAAGATTTAAGATATTTTAAAGCCGAATTACTTTATAACATTGGCGAATATGAAAAATCTATTCAGGAATTAAAGAATGATCAAAACGGTTATAATGATATTTCAATAGCATTGGTTTGCAATTATGTAAAACTAAAGAAATTTGATAAAGCAAAATTAATTTTAGACAGTATACCAAATTATACATTTAATACTTTTATTTATGCAAATTTCTATGAAAATATTGGTAATAAAAAAGAAGCTTTGGATATTTATAAAACAATTCAGAAAGATAAAGGAATTAATCATTTCGTATATTACAAACTTGCTGTTGATAGAATTAAAGAACTTGAAAAAGACAATCCAATCTTATTAAATAGTGTGTACTTTCAAACTGGAAGACCTGATTTTGAAGTTTGTGATGCAGACAATAAAAATAGAACAAAAATAATGAAACTGATTAGCGAACTTCCTGAAGTAACAAATTTAGTGAATTGGAATTCGACCGAAATCTTTGAAGCACCAAAAGATAATGACAAAAATTATTACTGGATTAAGGTAAGTGATGATGAAGGTGAAAAATTTAATTTTTTTGTTTATCAAAAGACATTTGAAATAAAATACTATGAGAAAAAAAATGAAACTATTTTGAGTTTGGAACAATGGCGAAAACAGAAATAGAAAAATGACCTATAAAAACAGGTTTGCAACAATGATTTTGACCACTCATAAAAAAACTACTTTTGATAGTATCAAATGATAGCATCAAAAGAAACCACCAGAAACCTTAACCGTCATATTGTCCAAAAAAACCGCAAATAGAAAATAATTCATAACTTTACAAAAAAGAAAAAAATGAGTTCTACTGACAAACACATTATAGAAACTTATTCAATGCTATTTGATGGGTTAAGTTCTTTAGCAAAAATCGAACTAATTGAACGTTTAACTAAATCGTTAAAAAGAGAAAAAACCTCAAAAAAAGACACTTTTTTTAAATCTTTTGGCGCTTTCGGTTCTGAAAAACCTGCCGAAGAAATTGCCGAAGAAATTAAATCAAGTAGAAAATTTAGAAATAAAGAAATTAAATTCTAATGCAATATTTACTCGATACAAATATTTGTGTTTTCTTTTTACGAGGTAAATTAAACTTGGACGAAATTATCAAACAAAAAGGTAAAGAAAATTGTTTTGTATCAGAAATAACAATTTTCGAACTTCGTTTTGGAGCAGAAAACAATGAGAATCCAACCAAATCACACAAAGCCGTGGATTTATTTGCTAGTGGTATATCCATAATTCCTATCTATGGCTCGATTAAAAAATATGCCAAAGAAAAAGTACGTTTAAGGAAAATTGGAAAACCAATAAATGATGAATTTGATTTACTAATTGGAGTTTCTGCCGTTGATAATAAATTAACCCTGGTTACCGATAATGGAAAAGATTTTGAAAATATTGAAGGAATTAAAATTGAAAATTGGTTTAGAAAGTAAAAACAGCAACTAATTTTATGAAGTTTGCCAGTATTCCATAAGTATGCATAAGTAAAAAAAGGCATTCCTGATTACAACATTAACTCAATTCTTTACCAAAATGAACTCAAAAATCGGAATTCTCTACTCCACGGTTGATGGACAAACCTTGAAAATCTGTAATGTGATCAAGGAAGTTTTGGTCGAAAAGAGCAACTCGGTCAAATTGTTCTCCATTGATGATTTTGACGGAAAAATATCGGATTTTGACCAATT comes from the Flavobacterium limnophilum genome and includes:
- a CDS encoding YeeE/YedE family protein, which translates into the protein MNVIFQTWPWYVSGFLIGMIMLCLIYFGKVFGMSSNLSTLCSMTGIGKKVAFFEFDWKQQRWNLLVVLGSMLGGFVAVQFMGDASNVDINPKTIAQLAQLGIDAPNGKLLPDTLFGNDVFQSPKMIFILIIGGILIGFGTRYASGCTSGHAISGLSNLQFKSLKAVIGFFIGGLIMSHFILPLIF
- a CDS encoding 2-dehydro-3-deoxyphosphooctonate aldolase, which produces MKKIIYFIALLLIATSCISTKSTLKNVDDNAPTPQLKDNTTFIITEYSKDKRYGYDKNYPINIFYGTTKNETINQQRFLNALAGPKGQKITYTKLESCCPFPTKRSDMGAGLLDVYELRWEGQKNPITLYLNIYEKGVLMVPVGLTLKKN
- the kdsA gene encoding 3-deoxy-8-phosphooctulonate synthase, translated to MNIKHIPQIKHVDSGNFFLLAGPCAIEGEEMAIRIAEKLVGITDKLEIPFVFKGSFKKANRSRIDSFSGIGDEKALRILRKISETFGVPTVTDIHTNEDAVMAAEYVDVLQIPAFLVRQTDLVVAAANTGKVVNLKKGQFMSPESMKHAVQKVLDCNNQNVMVTDRGTMFGYQDMIVDFRGIPTMQQYATTVLDVTHSLQQPNQTAGVTGGRPDMIETIAKAGIAVGVDGIFIETHFDPANAKSDGANMLHLDYFEALMTKLVAIRKTINQF
- a CDS encoding YiiX family permuted papain-like enzyme, with the protein product MKKTKYIFGIVTLLMSFGCALFISNSVFGKILFSKRNPTTINGLDKIQEGDMIFQTSQSKQCEAVRIATNSKFSHCGIVFTEKGKKYVFEAVQPVKHTPLEDWITHGKENHFVVTRLKNAAKLLKPETIQKMKDYGKGLNNKDYDLYFEWSDEKIYCSELIWKIYKNGAGIELCPLQKLKDFNLKEPRVQAILAERYGNAIPFEESVVAPSDLENSKIVTTIIDTY
- a CDS encoding winged helix-turn-helix domain-containing protein, translated to MKNIIQNINKAFDHRIRLGIMSILMVNESADFSTLKELLGVTDGNLASHAKALELENYIAIEKQFIGKKPNTSYRATKEGRGAFQDHIEALEKLIQKR
- the creD gene encoding cell envelope integrity protein CreD — protein: METPENEKETSFFQSNTAKMIMVGLLTFVLLIPLEFVKNLITERSQRQEEVIGEINDKWGGNVFLYGPILKVPYTYYEETVSINEKTKETVKQRKAYTNYAYFFPEELKAKSNVTTKVLNRNNYESVVFSSKMKFEGNYIHPDFSSKNIANEDIQWNKATILIQTTNLKSIKDEVKINFGNTNLTFEPVYNSNSKETTEALETGYIDLGKILNQGKTAFRFDITYNGSQQLKIVPIGKTTQLNMESNWASPSFTGNFLPDDKTKQISANGFVANWKILHINRAFSQQTFNNLPDLSQYAFGVDFVIPVNQYQQNERASKYGFLVIGLTFLIFFLIQSISKIKIHIFQYTMIGLALIMFYTLLISITEHSSFMKAYIIAGISVITLITLYSISILKNRKFPMFIAASLGSLYTFLYVIIQLENYALLVGSIGLFAILAAVMYFSRKIDWSNGNS
- a CDS encoding tetratricopeptide repeat protein, giving the protein MKNLQKTTFFFFLLIISCKDEVNSVFPLTDYDTEMEMERVSKEMQNFEDVINKLYRESEKEPKKVLSKIDSLSKANEIEKDKYKSQIKENIAEDLRYFKAELLYNIGEYEKSIQELKNDQNGYNDISIALVCNYVKLKKFDKAKLILDSIPNYTFNTFIYANFYENIGNKKEALDIYKTIQKDKGINHFVYYKLAVDRIKELEKDNPILLNSVYFQTGRPDFEVCDADNKNRTKIMKLISELPEVTNLVNWNSTEIFEAPKDNDKNYYWIKVSDDEGEKFNFFVYQKTFEIKYYEKKNETILSLEQWRKQK
- a CDS encoding type II toxin-antitoxin system VapC family toxin, which codes for MQYLLDTNICVFFLRGKLNLDEIIKQKGKENCFVSEITIFELRFGAENNENPTKSHKAVDLFASGISIIPIYGSIKKYAKEKVRLRKIGKPINDEFDLLIGVSAVDNKLTLVTDNGKDFENIEGIKIENWFRK